One genomic window of Vibrio mangrovi includes the following:
- a CDS encoding YqgE/AlgH family protein codes for MNLTNHFLVAMPGMKDPYFKNSVIYICEHNEEGAMGLMINAPIDITVEGMLKQVDIQPLYPQENKNSLRNPVFNGGPVSSDRGFILHCPKDHYESSLQMTDELSVTTSKDILAVLGTDAEPSRYLVALGYSGWEAGQLESELAENSWLTIEADPEVIFNTPVHEKWNKAVKKLGITPEQLSTMAGHA; via the coding sequence ATGAATTTAACCAACCATTTTCTTGTTGCCATGCCGGGTATGAAAGATCCCTATTTCAAAAATAGTGTGATCTATATTTGTGAGCATAATGAAGAAGGCGCTATGGGGCTGATGATTAATGCCCCGATAGATATTACTGTGGAAGGCATGTTGAAACAGGTCGACATTCAGCCCCTTTACCCACAGGAAAATAAAAATAGTCTGAGGAATCCAGTGTTCAACGGCGGACCGGTTTCTTCTGATCGCGGATTTATTCTGCACTGCCCGAAAGATCACTATGAATCAAGTCTGCAAATGACGGATGAACTGAGCGTCACCACATCAAAAGACATTCTTGCCGTTCTGGGAACAGATGCGGAACCCAGTCGTTATCTGGTTGCATTGGGTTATTCAGGCTGGGAAGCCGGACAACTGGAAAGTGAACTGGCTGAAAACTCTTGGCTGACCATTGAAGCAGATCCTGAAGTTATTTTTAATACGCCAGTCCATGAGAAATGGAACAAAGCCGTAAAGAAACTGGGAATTACCCCCGAACAACTATCCACCATGGCCGGACACGCCTGA
- the gshB gene encoding glutathione synthase, with protein sequence MIKLGVVMDPIEDINIKKDTTFAMMLEAQRRGYEVHYIRMDGLHLDQGVAYADTQIVHLQEDPAHWFDVQSSQTIALTELDAVLMRKDPPFDTEFIYATYILERAEEDGTLIINKPQSLRDCNEKLFTAWFPELTPTTIVTRKAEKIRAFQQQHGDIILKPLDGMGGASIFRVKSGDPNLSVIIETLTNHGQNYCMAQTFVPDISNGDKRILVVDGEPMPYCLARIPPKGETRGNLAAGGTGEARPLTETDRQIAEAIAPTLKEKGLIFVGLDVIGDKLTEINVTSPTCVREIEAKYNISITGKFMDAIERRVKALMM encoded by the coding sequence ATGATTAAACTAGGCGTTGTGATGGATCCTATCGAGGATATCAACATCAAGAAAGACACAACCTTTGCGATGATGCTTGAAGCACAGCGTCGCGGTTATGAAGTCCACTATATCCGAATGGATGGTCTCCATTTAGATCAGGGTGTTGCCTATGCCGACACACAAATAGTTCATCTTCAGGAAGATCCGGCACACTGGTTTGATGTTCAGTCCAGTCAGACAATTGCGCTGACCGAACTTGATGCCGTACTCATGCGTAAAGATCCGCCATTTGACACTGAGTTCATTTACGCAACCTACATTCTGGAAAGAGCGGAAGAAGACGGCACACTGATTATCAATAAACCCCAAAGCCTGCGTGACTGTAACGAGAAGCTGTTCACTGCCTGGTTCCCGGAACTTACACCAACAACAATCGTTACCCGGAAAGCCGAAAAAATCCGGGCATTTCAGCAACAACACGGAGACATTATTCTCAAACCGTTAGATGGTATGGGTGGCGCATCAATCTTCCGGGTAAAATCAGGAGACCCGAACCTGTCAGTGATTATTGAAACCCTGACAAACCATGGCCAGAATTACTGTATGGCACAGACATTTGTTCCGGATATCAGTAATGGTGACAAGCGTATCCTTGTGGTTGATGGTGAGCCAATGCCTTACTGTCTGGCCAGAATTCCGCCGAAGGGAGAGACACGCGGTAACCTTGCAGCAGGAGGTACCGGAGAAGCACGCCCGCTAACCGAAACGGACCGTCAGATTGCGGAAGCTATCGCCCCGACACTGAAAGAAAAAGGCCTGATTTTTGTCGGCCTCGATGTCATTGGCGATAAACTCACTGAGATTAATGTGACCAGCCCGACCTGCGTCCGGGAAATTGAAGCAAAATATAATATTTCAATTACCGGGAAATTCATGGACGCAATCGAACGTCGCGTAAAGGCACTAATGATGTAA
- the rsmE gene encoding 16S rRNA (uracil(1498)-N(3))-methyltransferase, which yields MRMPRIYHPEKIQPSGLVTLSEDAAGHVGRVLRMQTGQEILLFDGYGSEFPAVLAEISKKAVTAQVGEPVIRDNESPLNLHLGQVISRGDKMEFTIQKSVELGVNTITPLLSERCGVKLDQKRFEKKLQQWQKIVIAACEQCGRNTIPTIRPIMALEDWCSEETEALKLNLHPRASYSINTLPAPDKGIRLLIGPEGGLSAEEIQMTRSYQFEEILLGPRVLRTETAALTAITALQVRFGDLG from the coding sequence ATGAGAATGCCCCGTATTTATCACCCGGAGAAAATCCAGCCTTCCGGTCTGGTTACATTAAGCGAAGATGCTGCCGGTCATGTCGGTCGTGTACTGAGAATGCAAACCGGGCAGGAAATCTTATTATTCGATGGGTATGGCTCAGAATTCCCGGCAGTATTGGCTGAGATCAGTAAAAAAGCCGTCACAGCTCAGGTTGGCGAGCCGGTCATCAGAGATAATGAATCTCCGCTTAACCTGCATCTGGGGCAAGTGATTTCCCGCGGCGATAAAATGGAATTTACCATTCAGAAATCCGTAGAACTGGGGGTCAATACAATTACTCCTCTACTGTCAGAACGCTGTGGTGTAAAACTGGATCAGAAGCGCTTTGAGAAAAAACTGCAACAGTGGCAGAAGATTGTAATTGCAGCCTGTGAGCAATGTGGACGAAATACGATTCCAACGATCAGGCCGATTATGGCACTGGAAGATTGGTGCAGTGAAGAAACAGAAGCACTGAAACTCAACCTTCATCCTCGAGCATCGTATTCAATCAATACCCTTCCGGCTCCGGATAAAGGGATTCGCCTGTTAATCGGACCGGAAGGTGGCTTATCTGCTGAAGAAATCCAGATGACGAGAAGTTACCAGTTTGAAGAAATATTACTCGGACCTCGGGTACTCAGAACAGAAACCGCCGCCCTGACTGCAATTACAGCATTACAGGTTCGCTTTGGTGACCTTGGTTAA